From Virgibacillus ihumii, the proteins below share one genomic window:
- the argS gene encoding arginine--tRNA ligase, translated as MNVLAQTEDILKQEIEAAVLQAELASKAELPAITLEKPKEKAHGDFATNIAMQLARIAKKAPRQIADDIVQHLDSTKAAVDKVEIAGPGFINFFMKDDYLGELIPTILSAGASYGKTDTGNGEKVQVEFVSVNPTGDLHLGHARGAAFGDVLCNVLEAAGYQTEREYYINDAGSQIDNLALSIEVRYKEALGIDTNMPDDGYRGSDIIDIGKTLAAEYGDKWVQTDETDRLAFFKEYGLNFELDKLKKDLNDFGVHFDNWFSEQSLYDANKVEEAVQTLKEGGYVYEQDGAVWFRSTAFGDDKDRVLIKQDGKYTYLTPDIAYHKNKLERGYDQIVNVWGGDHHGYIGRMRAAIQALGYPAEKFGVQIIQMVRLFENGELVKMSKRTGKIVALRDLLDEVGADAVRYFFIMRSNDTPLDFDMDLAKSESNDNPVYYVQYAHARICTMLRQAGDKGFAVDKQYNADLLTAEKEMELLKKLGEFPQTVADAAQKQTPHKVTQYVFDLASQLHSFYNAEKVLNPDDPEQTKARIALMKAVRTTIQNSLKLLGVHAPEQM; from the coding sequence ATGAACGTCCTGGCACAGACAGAGGATATTTTAAAACAGGAAATCGAAGCGGCGGTTTTGCAGGCTGAACTAGCATCCAAAGCGGAACTGCCGGCGATTACACTGGAAAAACCGAAAGAAAAAGCTCACGGGGATTTCGCAACCAACATTGCGATGCAGCTTGCCCGTATTGCCAAAAAGGCACCACGTCAGATTGCGGATGATATTGTACAGCATCTGGACAGTACGAAAGCGGCAGTCGACAAAGTGGAAATTGCCGGGCCGGGTTTCATCAACTTTTTCATGAAAGATGACTATCTTGGTGAACTGATTCCAACTATTTTAAGTGCCGGTGCATCATACGGCAAAACGGACACAGGGAACGGAGAAAAAGTTCAGGTCGAGTTTGTTTCCGTTAACCCGACCGGTGATCTGCATCTTGGTCATGCCCGCGGTGCGGCATTTGGGGATGTGCTTTGCAATGTGCTGGAAGCAGCCGGTTACCAAACGGAGCGGGAATATTATATTAATGACGCCGGCAGCCAGATTGATAATCTTGCTTTGTCGATTGAAGTGCGCTATAAAGAGGCGCTTGGAATTGACACAAACATGCCCGATGATGGCTATCGCGGTTCCGATATAATCGACATCGGCAAAACACTTGCTGCCGAGTACGGTGATAAATGGGTACAGACAGATGAAACAGATCGACTTGCTTTTTTTAAGGAATATGGATTGAATTTTGAGCTGGATAAATTGAAAAAAGACTTGAATGATTTTGGTGTCCATTTTGATAACTGGTTCTCGGAACAGTCGCTGTACGATGCCAATAAAGTGGAGGAAGCGGTCCAGACACTGAAAGAAGGCGGCTATGTCTACGAACAGGATGGAGCAGTCTGGTTCCGTTCGACTGCGTTTGGTGATGATAAGGACCGGGTGCTTATTAAACAGGACGGTAAATACACCTATCTGACGCCGGACATCGCCTACCATAAAAACAAATTGGAGCGCGGCTATGACCAGATTGTCAATGTATGGGGCGGCGATCACCACGGTTATATTGGAAGGATGCGTGCGGCGATCCAGGCACTCGGTTACCCGGCTGAGAAATTTGGTGTTCAAATCATTCAAATGGTTCGTTTGTTTGAAAACGGGGAACTCGTCAAGATGTCCAAGCGTACCGGGAAGATTGTGGCACTCCGGGATCTGCTGGATGAAGTCGGTGCCGACGCTGTCCGGTATTTCTTTATCATGCGTTCGAATGATACACCACTGGATTTTGATATGGACCTTGCCAAATCGGAATCAAACGACAATCCGGTCTATTATGTCCAGTATGCTCATGCAAGGATTTGCACTATGCTCAGACAGGCCGGGGATAAAGGATTCGCAGTTGATAAACAGTATAATGCTGACCTGCTGACAGCGGAAAAAGAAATGGAGCTGCTGAAAAAGCTCGGTGAATTCCCGCAGACGGTTGCTGATGCAGCGCAAAAGCAGACGCCGCACAAAGTTACGCAATATGTGTTTGATCTTGCTTCACAACTGCACAGTTTCTACAATGCGGAAAAAGTGTTAAATCCGGATGACCCGGAACAGACCAAAGCACGCATCGCCTTGATGAAGGCAGTACGCACCACGATTCAAAACAGCCTGAAATTGCTTGGTGTTCATGCGCCGGAGCAGATGTAG